The genomic DNA AATCTTATATTTAAAAGCATAAAAAAGATCTCTCACTACGTTCGAGATGACACCCATGTTTCGCCAGTATTTATTGAGAACTTACATAATACCCAATCAATAGAAATAAAGGCTCGATCCCTTCAACTCTTCATCGAATTTAAAGATAAACAATTAATAAAACGAGAAGACGCTGGTGATAATAACACTTTCGAATATGGCTCAATGAATGAGTTTAATTTATGGGCATACCAAGAAGCCGCCAAATCGATGCCTGATTATATGTGTAATAATAAAGCCTATCGCACAGCTGAACTTATTGCTCATTATCAACAAAATAAACAAAATGACCAGGCAATGGGGCTTTATAATGATCTCATGCACTGGATATTATCTCCAGCACTGCTGATATCAAAAACTAAAATACATGCTATCGCATATTGTTTAATGATTTTAACTCGTTGCGATATAGATCGAATGCCTTTGATTGATGCTCTTGAAGATGACATTAAGAAAAATTTTCAATTTTATTCGCATGATGATTGGATACTTCTTGGGAAAATAATTCGTAGTCACTGCGATATTAACAAAGATGAACGTGAAAACAAGGTGATACAATTTTACAACAGTCTTCCTGGTGTTTCTGAAAATCTACAAACAATTAATAAAAAAGATTTTGAATCCTGGGGCTATCCACAGTAACTTTAAATATTTTAAATATAATTCCAGCTGCATAGTGGTAGCATATATCTCCTGATTAAATACATCGGCGACATTGGTGCCTCGCACACTATATTTGTTGGATGACGAAATGATCTCTTAAGTGGTTAAAAGTTAATATGCATTACTGGATTCTCATTTGGTCCAGTCCTCAATTTTCAAACCTGAAACTCTTGAAAATTCATCGGTATTTGCTGTCAATACAATTAAACCGAGATGCCGTGCCTGAGCGGCAATGAGAAGATCATTGCCACCGATAACCTTTCCTTTTGATTCCAAATCCGCACGAATATCTCCATATTCAAATGCATCGGCACTGGTAAAGTCAAGAAGTTCAAAAGAAGAGAGCATTTTGATTACCGCATTGGTATTACGTTCAACCCGTCTGCTTTTCCGGGCACCGTAGATTAATTCCGCAACTGTGATGGAAGAGACACCGAATTGTCGGCTATCTCTCCGGGTAAACTTTCGCTCCAATTGTAATGATTTTGAATTCAACAGATAAATCAAAATATTGGTATCCACCAGATATTTCATACCAGCTTCACTCTCCTGGTATCCGGTCGGATATCAGTCACTTCTGGAAAATCTTCGGCCTCTTTGACACCTTCTTTAAAATTTGCCCACGGATCATCTTTCGGTACGATTATCAGAACATTTCCGATCCGGTTGAGTTGAACCGAGTCCGTTTTCAACCGGTACTCTTTCGGTAACCTAATTGCCTGGCTGTTTCCCGATCTGAATATTTTCGCTTCAATCATAAAAATCTCCTGTATATATTAAAGTATATACATTTTAATAATCGAATACAATAGACACGATTCAGAATTGTTACCGATTAAGAATAAGCAAAAAAATTGGTGCCAGACACCAATGCCAGGGACACCAATGCCAGGACACCAATGCCAGTCGCTGTTTGATTCCTATTTTTAATTGACATTATCAAGGGTGGCTTATTGCCCATAAAATATTTTTACTGGTTGTCCATAACTAACAACCGCTATATCGGGATGAGTATCGCCATTAAAATCTGCAACCACGACCCCAAGGGGATCATCTGCAACTACTTTTGGTTCTGAGGCATGTAGAGTGCCCTCAACGGCTTGCACAAAAACTTCAAGTCGGCCACTGCCGGTCTCGTTTCCCTGAGTAAGCACAAGAACATCAGCAATATCATCATCAGTAACATCAGCAATCGCAACTGCAGTCGGTGCGCCGCTCAGTGCCATAGTAGCGGGCGAATTAAATGAAAACTCTCCATCTTGAGATAGAAATACCACAAGTTGATTAGCTCCTTGATTGGCTGCTTCACTTTCCGAAACATTTGGTACAGCTTTAGTAACAACTACATCAGTTCGATCATCCAAATTCACATCACCTATGGCAATAGCTGTAGGTGTACCACCTACCTTCAATGAAGTGATTTCACTATCGAGATTATTAGCATTGCCTTTTAGAATACTGGCTCTTTGCTCTATAGCAACCACCACATCGCCAAAATTATCACTTGCATTTATTGGTGCTGCTGCAATTGCCACCGGCTTACTTGTAAGCGTTATATTTATAGGGCTTAACCGGGTTTGCACTGCTTGCGTATTTGTAGAAAAAGTGAATAACTCTAAAAGGTTCTGCTCTTCTTGTGCCTCGGCAGTAATTAAATCGCTTGGGGATGCTCCATCGAGATCAAAAGCAGCTAAAGCGTGCGTCATGGTGATTAAGTCATATGTTGCCGCAGACGAGAAATCGTTAGTGTTTGTAACGATAATTTCAAGAATAGATGACAGCGCTGTTGTTCCTTGGCGTGCAACTGCAAAATCAATAGAACCATCACCATTAAAATCGGCGATCGCCATCGTGCGAGGTTGCGAATTAAGTTGCACTTGACGTGGTGTATGAGAAATAGTGCTTCCCCCTAGCCAGATATTAATTGCCGCTGGATATTCATTTAAAACGATAAGATCCGCAATTCCGTCTTTATTTATATCACCTGCTCCAATTGCTAAAGCTCGCTCAACATTAATATTAGCAGGAGTACTTACTATAAAGGTTTCGCCAGGATTGCTGGCAAATTCTAACGTTAATTGCGGCAATAAAACCGGATCAAGATTTTGCGGATGAGCATAAGCGCTAATTATCATTACACCAGCATTATTGGTTTGCACATAACCCCGTGTTATCCCGTTTTCATCAGTTTGCGCGCTTGGTTGTACAATTGTTGCCTGTTCTGCTGATAAAGTTACGGTATAACCTACTAACGGCGAATGAGCTTCGTTTGAATTGTATAATTGGATCTCAATTTCAATCGGTACTCCCAATGGCAAATTTGTCAAACGCCGAGGTTGTAATTCACCGGTTAAATAGGGGCCGCCAACTGCCAAAGGCTGCGAGCTACAGCCCTGCATAGATAAATTGGCTGTCAGTAAAATTACTGAAACAGCGGCACTTAAGAAATAGTGCGTTCTATGCATGATCACCTCCTTACAAGGTGGTTAAGCTAATCTTAAAAAAAATTACCTCTCATTAAATATTATTGTAATCGCCATTGCGAAATTACTCCATGCCTGTAAAAAAGTACCCTTGCGGATAATCGTTGCAAGTCTTTTGTAAGATGGGCAAAACTTCCGCACTACCTGGGTTGGTTTTGGGGTTGGTTTTGGCTCTAATTTAAAAGGCTGCCCCGGGTTTAACGACTCTTTTTTGGAGGTTTTTTTATGGCATTAGTATCTATGCGCCAATTGCTTGATCACGCCGCCGAAAATGGCTACGGCGTCGCCGCTTTCAATGTTAATAACATGGAACAGATCCAAGCCATTATGGAAGCTGCCCGCGAAACCGAAAGTCCTGTCATCGTGCAGGCAAGCCGCGGTGCCCGCAGCTATACCAATGACAATTTCTTACGCCATTTGATGCTTGCCGCAGCTGAACTTTATCCAGAGATCCCAGTTGCAATGCATCAAGATCATGGTAATTCACCAGCTACTTGCTATACTGCAATCGCTCAAGGCTTCACTTCGGTCATGATGGATGGTTCGCTGTCAGCTGACGGTAAAAGCCCATCTACTTATGCATATAATGTCGAAGTGACTAAAAAGGTCGTAGATGTTGCCCATGCCATTGGTGTTGCGGTTGAAGGTGAGCTTGGCACTCTCGGTGGTATTGAAGATGGCCATGGTGCTGGTCTAAGTGCTGAACAAGCTTTATCACACTTAACCGACCCTGATCAGGCTGTTGAATTTGTCAAAGCTACAAACGTCGATGCTCTTGCGGTTGCTATTGGTACTTCACATGGTGCTTATAAGTTCTCGAAAAAACCTACTGGTGAAGTATTAGTCATGACCCGTATTGAAGAAATTCATAAGAGATTGCCAAACACCCACTTGGTTATGCACGGTTCATCTTCAGTACCACAAGATCTACAAGATCTCATCAATAAGTACGGTGGTCAAATGAAGCAAACCTACGGCGTGCCTGTTGAAGAAATTCAACGTGGTATTAAACACGGCGTACGTAAGATAAATATTGATACTGATAATCGTATGGCTATTACTGCGGCTATTCGTAAGGTCTTTACTGAAACCCCAGAAAAGTTCGACCCACGCGATTACTTAAAACCTGCACGCGCCGAAATGAAAAAAGTATGTATCGCCCGTATGCAAGCTTTTGGCCAAGCTGGTCAAGCATTAAAAATTAAAATCAAGCCATTATCTGAAATGGCGGCTAGCTATAAATAGCGTGAGTATAATAGCTACAATAAATATTTAAGCTAATGTCGTCCGCGGCTTAATTAATTAAGTCGCGGACGGTTAATAATATTTATATTTATTATAAAAAGCCGTTGATAAGCACATTCATGCATCCATTATTAAAAATCGCAGATAAATTATCACAAGATCTTAGCAAGTTATCATTCGCTGAGCCTGTAAGTCATATTTATAATCCGCATATTTATGCACGACGACCTTTTGCACGTTACGTTGAAATGTACGCAAATTCGCCGGTAGAGGTTTTGTTGCTTGGCATGAATCCAGGCCCATTCGGTATGACCCAAACAGGTATACCTTTTGGTGAAGTAGTCTCGGTACGCGATTGGTTAGGCATCATCGCAAAAGTAGACCAACCAACAATAACACATCCTCGTCGTCCCATTGAAGGCTTTGATTGCCCACGCAGTGAGGTTAGTGGAGTTCGATTATGGGGTTGGGCAAAACAAACGTTTAAAAATCCGAAATCTTTTTTTAAAAAGTTTTTTGTTGCGAACTACTGCCCTTTAGTTTTTATGGAAGCATCAGGACGCAATCGCACTCCTGATAAACTTGCCCGCCTTGAGCGTGATGCTTTATTTAAAATTTGCGATGCTGCTTTAGTTGAAATTGTTGCCTATCTTAAACCCCGCTATGTCATAGGGGTAGGTGCTTTCGCGCAAAATCGCGCGCAACAAGCTCTGGCAAATAACAATGTAAATATTGGCAGTATATTACATCCTAGCCCAGCAAATCCTTTAGCTAATCGAGGTTGGAGTGAAGCTGCAAGTAAAGCTTTAGCGACCTTAGGTATTACTTGAATTGGTTTACATCCTCCCGACTTTTAGCAATTAATTCTGCGGGTGTATATGTCCATTTAAGCTGGCCGGTACCGGCAGCAATGCTACCTTCAAATTCAATACAAGCCATACCACCGGGTGGAAATAGAATTTCTCGACGAGTGTACGGAACAACCAATCCAGATGCGACATCTGTCAAATCTGGAGCGTGACCAACTATTGCAACAGTTTTGCCGCCATCAATATTACGAAGCAATTGCATTAATGAATCCAGAGTAGCGCCAGGTGCTAATACATTTTCACAAAGTGGATGAATACCATTACCTAATGCTTTGGCAAGAACATCAGCCGTCTCTAAGGCACGCATAAGAGGACTGGTAAGCACTAAATCAAGACATACAGAAAGAGATTGCAATCCTTCACAGCAAACACGTAACTCGGCATAACCTTCTTCGGTTAAATGACGACTTGAGTCTGGCCGACCTAAAGCACTTTCAGCCCGACCGTGGCGCACCAGCAATAACGTTATTGTTTCAGTATTCTCAATCATCGATAAACTCCGTCAAATGCTCTACTATTCTTCGCGATTTTCTTCATCGCGCTCTTTGGCATGACGTAATGCATCTTCAAAGGGACGACGATCTTCGCGAACATTTGTTGGACGAGGAGGCGGCCCTAAACCATAGGTTGCCGCCATCATCGCATCTTCTGCACTTGAACTAACAAACTCACTTTGATCAGATGGCAACTCGTTAGTTTCGTCAGGCAAACGGTCGAGTTCCCAACCTGGGGCACTATCATCACTAGGTTGAGCAAGAGATGCTTGCTCTGCTGCTCTAATTTGTGCGGCTTTTTGCTGTAAACGGTCACGCAATATTTTAGCAGTGTTATTAGATGTTGATAAATCAGTGAGTATACCTGCATTTTCGTTGATAATTACACTATCTGATACTATCGACGAATCCGCTAATGGATCTTTAGGCAATATTGGTGGCGATACATTAGATATAGATGGAGCTATTGAAGCATTAGCGGCAACTTGCGATGCGCTTGCATTATGCAATTCATCAGCTAAAACTGCAAAACCAGCTTGAGCTATTTCTGCTATAAATGACGGTGGTGCCATAGGTACCAATGCCGAAGGTAATGGCGCGATACCTGTAGAAAATAACAAACGAGGTTGGTATCCAGATTCAACCAAGGCAATCTCTGCAACTTCAACTACTTTTGTGTTGGGAATATCATTAACTACAACCACCATATCAATTGCGGTTAAAACTTGTAGTGGGGCTGGTGTAGCATGATTGTGATCTAACGCTGCTTCAAAACGCATTAACGCTTTAGAGAGATTACGCGCCTCAAGCCATGCAATAACACCGCAATGTTTACTTAATAAATTAATAAGCTGTGTAGGTGGTAATGACCAACTAGCTATACGATCAGCACCGTAACAAGTAATAGCATTAGCATCATTACTATGTGGCCAAGTTATAGGCACGGCATCATAGTCTCCCCCTATAACCATAGGCCGTTTGCCATCCGCTGCTAAAGCCATAAGCAATTGCAACGATCCTAGATATGGGCCGATAATTAAAACATTGCGCCCTATAGCAAGAGTTGCGCTAAGTGTACGCGCAGCTAGTGATGAAATATAACCATCACGCACTAAATCATCACTACGTCGATCAGCACGTGCAGGGGCGTGCAATAACAATACCTCATTCATTGTGGTGGCTATTACACCATTTGCAAGTCTCAGTGTTCTTGTACCAATATTAGCAAGGGCCGCGTTATGTTGCGCTTCATCCCACACAATCATTGCTGGTGCTGTTCCTTGAGGGCGATCAATACTAACTGACCCAGCATACGCAACTAGCCTAGTTGGTTCAGCACTATTTAGTAAGTCAAGCAAAGGTTGCAGGACCTCAATTTGGCTTTCTTCTATTAGCATGCGGATCCCTACCGCGTGTTACCCGCTTGCATCAAGGGGTAAAACGCTAACTATAACAATTCTTGTGTAAAAACCAGGTGATAGCAGCAAACTAGCTGTTACCCCCAATACCCTGCTTTGCTATCTTTTGGCGGATGACCAAGAGCTCGTTCGATTTGCCGTGATAAGCGATACCAACGCTGTATTGCATTTTCAAGACGGTAATAATGCACAATATAGCCAAGTAATAATGCCAACAACAGCAAAGAGACAGCTCCCCATAATG from Deltaproteobacteria bacterium includes the following:
- a CDS encoding type II toxin-antitoxin system VapC family toxin, with amino-acid sequence MKYLVDTNILIYLLNSKSLQLERKFTRRDSRQFGVSSITVAELIYGARKSRRVERNTNAVIKMLSSFELLDFTSADAFEYGDIRADLESKGKVIGGNDLLIAAQARHLGLIVLTANTDEFSRVSGLKIEDWTK
- a CDS encoding AbrB/MazE/SpoVT family DNA-binding domain-containing protein; this encodes MIEAKIFRSGNSQAIRLPKEYRLKTDSVQLNRIGNVLIIVPKDDPWANFKEGVKEAEDFPEVTDIRPDTRRVKLV
- a CDS encoding VCBS repeat-containing protein produces the protein MHRTHYFLSAAVSVILLTANLSMQGCSSQPLAVGGPYLTGELQPRRLTNLPLGVPIEIEIQLYNSNEAHSPLVGYTVTLSAEQATIVQPSAQTDENGITRGYVQTNNAGVMIISAYAHPQNLDPVLLPQLTLEFASNPGETFIVSTPANINVERALAIGAGDINKDGIADLIVLNEYPAAINIWLGGSTISHTPRQVQLNSQPRTMAIADFNGDGSIDFAVARQGTTALSSILEIIVTNTNDFSSAATYDLITMTHALAAFDLDGASPSDLITAEAQEEQNLLELFTFSTNTQAVQTRLSPINITLTSKPVAIAAAPINASDNFGDVVVAIEQRASILKGNANNLDSEITSLKVGGTPTAIAIGDVNLDDRTDVVVTKAVPNVSESEAANQGANQLVVFLSQDGEFSFNSPATMALSGAPTAVAIADVTDDDIADVLVLTQGNETGSGRLEVFVQAVEGTLHASEPKVVADDPLGVVVADFNGDTHPDIAVVSYGQPVKIFYGQ
- a CDS encoding fructose-bisphosphate aldolase class II is translated as MALVSMRQLLDHAAENGYGVAAFNVNNMEQIQAIMEAARETESPVIVQASRGARSYTNDNFLRHLMLAAAELYPEIPVAMHQDHGNSPATCYTAIAQGFTSVMMDGSLSADGKSPSTYAYNVEVTKKVVDVAHAIGVAVEGELGTLGGIEDGHGAGLSAEQALSHLTDPDQAVEFVKATNVDALAVAIGTSHGAYKFSKKPTGEVLVMTRIEEIHKRLPNTHLVMHGSSSVPQDLQDLINKYGGQMKQTYGVPVEEIQRGIKHGVRKINIDTDNRMAITAAIRKVFTETPEKFDPRDYLKPARAEMKKVCIARMQAFGQAGQALKIKIKPLSEMAASYK
- a CDS encoding single-stranded DNA-binding protein, with product MHPLLKIADKLSQDLSKLSFAEPVSHIYNPHIYARRPFARYVEMYANSPVEVLLLGMNPGPFGMTQTGIPFGEVVSVRDWLGIIAKVDQPTITHPRRPIEGFDCPRSEVSGVRLWGWAKQTFKNPKSFFKKFFVANYCPLVFMEASGRNRTPDKLARLERDALFKICDAALVEIVAYLKPRYVIGVGAFAQNRAQQALANNNVNIGSILHPSPANPLANRGWSEAASKALATLGIT
- the sixA gene encoding phosphohistidine phosphatase SixA; translated protein: MIENTETITLLLVRHGRAESALGRPDSSRHLTEEGYAELRVCCEGLQSLSVCLDLVLTSPLMRALETADVLAKALGNGIHPLCENVLAPGATLDSLMQLLRNIDGGKTVAIVGHAPDLTDVASGLVVPYTRREILFPPGGMACIEFEGSIAAGTGQLKWTYTPAELIAKSREDVNQFK